One genomic window of Salvia miltiorrhiza cultivar Shanhuang (shh) chromosome 4, IMPLAD_Smil_shh, whole genome shotgun sequence includes the following:
- the LOC131019756 gene encoding myosin-7-like, with amino-acid sequence MEAETKIIKLKTEMQRLEEKISDMETADQVLRRQALMNNPSGKLSGHLPSTTHEGENGHQELLSAAPSKRFGTESDSALRKSTIERQRGKA; translated from the exons ATGGAGGCAGAGACAAAGATAATTAAGCTGAAGACCGAAATGCAGAG GCTTGAAGAGAAAATTTCTGACATGGAGACAGCAGATCAGGTTCTCCGTCGACAGGCTTTAATGAATAATCCTTCAGGGAAACTATCTGGGCATTTACCTTCAACTACTCAT GAAGGGGAGAATGGTCATCAA GAACTTTTGAGTGCAGCACCAAGTAAAAGATTTGGTACTGAATCAGATAGCGCATTGAGGAAATCTACCATTGAAAGGCAACGT GGAAAAGCTTAA